A region from the Cellvibrio sp. PSBB006 genome encodes:
- a CDS encoding DUF6714 family protein → MATLDEIKNVIKSAFFGVKLDGGVSLNQAKEIDKYGEYISAGEFRDLPKRENTEDWENISDSELESDPCVAHFDAKGLRYYLPRLMLGVLANYDSSSMAVIGTLQSLYPKSQSWEYHMERYSALNDQQRKAIALFVEALPSLVELDQEDQVIMKRALEKYWRQYL, encoded by the coding sequence ATGGCAACATTGGACGAGATTAAAAATGTCATCAAATCTGCATTCTTCGGAGTAAAGCTGGATGGTGGTGTTAGCTTAAATCAAGCAAAAGAGATCGACAAATATGGCGAGTATATCTCCGCAGGGGAATTCCGTGATTTACCAAAAAGAGAAAATACCGAGGATTGGGAAAATATTTCAGATAGTGAGTTAGAGTCTGATCCATGCGTTGCTCACTTTGACGCAAAAGGACTTAGATATTATCTTCCTCGGTTGATGCTGGGTGTGTTAGCGAATTACGATAGCTCATCTATGGCTGTTATCGGCACTCTTCAATCTTTATATCCTAAATCACAATCCTGGGAATATCACATGGAAAGGTATTCGGCTTTGAATGATCAGCAAAGGAAAGCAATAGCGCTATTTGTTGAGGCATTACCGAGTTTGGTTGAGCTGGATCAGGAGGATCAAGTCATAATGAAAAGAGCTTTGGAAAAGTATTGGCGCCAGTATTTGTAG